A segment of the Salmo trutta chromosome 3, fSalTru1.1, whole genome shotgun sequence genome:
ctctctctctctccctgcttcacTGTCCACccatctactcctctctctctccctgcttcacTCTGTCCACccatctactcctctctctctccctgcttcacTCTGTCCACCCATCTACtcctctatgcctctctctctctccctgcttcacTATGTCCACAcatctactcctctctctctccctgcttcacTCTGTCCACCCATCTACTCCTctatgcctctctccctctccctgcttcACTCTGTCCACCCATCTACTCCTCtatgcctctctttctccctgcttCACTGTCCACccatctactcctctctctctccctgcttcacTATGTCCACAcatctactcctctctctctccctgcttcacTCTGTCCACCCATCTACtcctctatgcctctctctctctccctgcttcacTATGTCCACAcatctactcctctctctctccctgcttcacTCTGTCCACCCATCTACTCCTctatgcctctctccctctccctgcttcACTCTGTCCACCCATCTACTCCTctatgcctctctttctctctgcttcacTCTGTCCATCCATCTACTCCTCTATCCCTGTCACGCTGCCTCTCCATCTTGCTCCGTCCATCTTTCTTTTcctctatccacctctctctgtaTTCCATagctcctttcctccctcctttgTCTTCATCCACGTCAGTAGAACTCCCTACCTCTCTTCCTCAGACATGTATTCTTTCTCTTCCagctctacctcctcctctcatctcttcttcctcctctctagaTCATTGTGTGTTAATagatcttcctcctcctcctctcttcctcctctctagaTCATTGTGTGTTAAtagctcttcctcctcctcctctcttcctcctctctagaTCATTGTGTGTTAAtagctcttcctcctcctcctcctcctctcttcctcctctctagaTCATTTTGTGTTAAtagctcttcctcctcctcctcctcctctcttcttcctctctagaTCATTGTGTGTTAAtagctcttcctcctcctcctctcttcctcctctctagaTCATTTTGTGTTAAtagctcttcctcctcctcctcctctcttcttcctctctagaTCATTGTGTGTTAATAGCTCTTCCGACTAAACATCTTTGCTTCCTTCTCTCTTCCAACTCACCCactctccccttttctcctcaCCTACCTCTTCATATTTCCCTCTCATTtgcccctcccaccctctcttcctcctccccatccccctctTCTCGTTTCTCTCCCTCAGGACACAGCAGAGTATGTAGCATACGTGGCCAAAGACCCAGTCAACCAGAGAGGTGAGACTCAATGTCATCCCTCCAATAGATTTATCCAGCAGCGCATCCAGTCCTTGTTCAGTACCTTACATCAATGTCATCCCTCCAATAGATTTATCCAGCAGCACATCCAGTCCTTGTTCAGTACCTTACATCAATGTCATCCCTCCAATAGATTTATCCAGCAGCACATCCAGTCCTTGTTCAGTATCTTACATCAATGTCATCCCTCCAATAGATTTATCCAGCAGCACATCCAGTCCTTGTTCAGTACCTTACATCAATGTCATCCCTCCAATAGATTTATCCAGCAGCACATCCAGTCCTTGTTCAGTACCTTACATCAATGTCATCCCTCCAATAGATTTATCCAGCAGCACATCCAGTCCTTGTTCAGTACCTTACATCAATGTCATCCCTCCAATAGATTTATCCAGCAGCACATCCAGTCCTTGTTCAGTACCTTACATCAATGTCATCCCTCCAATAGATTTATCCAGCAGCACATCCAGTCCTTGTTCAGTACCTTACATCAATGTCATCCCTCCAATAGATTTATCCAGCAGCACATCCAGTCCTTGTTCAGTATCTTACATCAATGTCATCCCTCCAATAGATTTATCCAGCAGCACATCCAGTCCTTGTTCAGTACCTTACATCAATGTCATCCCTCCAATAGATTTATCCAGCAGCACATCCAGTCCTTGTTCAGTACCTTACATCAATGTCATCCCTCCAATAGATTTATCCAGCAGCACATCCAGTCCTTGTTCAGTACCTTACATCAATGTCATCCCTCCAATAGATTTATCCAGCAGCACATCCAGTCCTTGTTCAGTACCTTAAATCAATGTCATCCCTCCAATAGATTTATCCAGCAGCACATCCAGTCCTTGTTCAGTACCTTACATCAATGTCATCCCTCCAATAGATTTATCCAGCAGCACATCCAGTCCTTGTTCAGTACCTTACATCAATGTCATCCCTCCAATAGATTTATCCAGCAGCACATCCAGTCCTTGTTCAGTACCTTACATCAATGTCATCTCtccactttgttgcttttatgtattttgttttgttgctttttgtgctatTGCTCTGTCTGCATACTCACTGCTCATTGTTtgtctgtattgttattgtaattgtttttaataacctgcccagggactgcagttgaaaattagccggctggctaaaaccggcacttttactgaaacattgattaatGTGTACTGCccatgtaaaaataaatacaaactcAATATATTTATCCAGCAGCATATCCAATCCCTGTTCAGTACCTTTCTTTGGACAGCGAGGCAGTGCCAATATTCTGTTTCCTTACCTCTGCTGTTTACCCTCCTCTCTGCTTCCTTTCTGTCCAGCGTGTCATATCCTGGAGTGTTCGGAGGGCTTGGCCCAGGAAGTCATCAGTACGATAGGGCAGGCCTTCGAACTACGCTTCAAACAGTACCTGAAGAACCCCCCCAAACTGGTCACCCCccatgacaggtgtgtgtgtgtgtgtgtgtgtgtgtgtgtgtgtgtgtgtgtgtgtgtgtgtgtgtgtttctcactcCTGAGTTCTgactcctctcccctttctcagGATGGCTCCGTTTGACGGCTCAGcgtgggaggaagaggaagatgagggAGCACCGCCCCCTGCAGATGTTCCGTACTATAATAACTTCCCCGGGAAACAACCTCCTCCTGGGGGACTGGTGGACATGAGGGCCCGCCCTGGGGCTACGCTGGtgagatatatatacacacacatcaagTAATTGTTAGTCAATTGTATTGAATCCAGACTGCAGCTCCAGGGGAGAGAGGGCAGTTCAGCATGTAGGCTAATCATCTGGCCCAGTCTCACCCTCACATCACAGCAGCCCTTAGTCTTCCACTCTCTCTGGCACTCTCCTTATCCacctcacagtgtgtgtgtgtctcgtcaGTTGGTCAGTGTAATGTATGTTTTTCCATCTGTATCTTAATTgcttctggtgtgtgtgttttcagcccTATGGACAGCCGGGTCAGAATGATATTCACAAGCAGCCTCTTCCCCCTCTACCAAGtgagccatctctctctctctctctctctctcacacacacacacacacacacacacacacacacacacacacacacacacacacacacactcagctaaAGGATATGAGGTGACACATAATACAATGACTTGCAGTGAGAGAATGACACGGACACAGTGAGAGGAAATGAGTCAGATTGACCCTGTGTGTTActctaggacagtgtgtgttactctaggacagtgtgtgttgctctaggacagtgtgtgttgctctaggacagtgtgtgttgctctaggacagtgtgtgttgctctaggacagtgtgtgttgctctaggacagtgtgtgttactctaggacagtgtgtgttgctctaggacagtgtgtgttgctctaggacagtgtgtgttgctctaggacagtgtgtgacagtgtgtgttactctaggacagtgtgtgttgctctaggacagtgtgtgttactctaggacagtgtgtgtttccctaggacagtgtgtgttactctaggacagtgtgtgttgctctaggacagtgtgtgttgctctaggacagtgtgtgttgctctaggacagtgtgtgacagtgtgtgttactctaggacagtgtgtgttgctctaggacagtgtgtgttactctaggacagtgtgtgttactctaggacagtgtgtgttactctaggacagtgtgtgttgctctaggacagtgtgtgttgctctaggacagtgtgtgttgctctaggacagtgtgtgttgctctaggacagtgtgtgacagtgtgtgttgctctaggacagtgtgtgttgctctaggacagtgtgtgttgctctaggacagtgtgtgttactctagtacagtgtgtgttgctctaggacagtgtgtgttactctaggacagtgtgtgacagtgtgtgttgctctaggacagtgtgtgttgctcgcagtgtgtgttgctctaggacagtgtgtgttgctcgcagtgtgtgttgctctaggacagtgtgtgttactctaggacagtgtgtgttactctaggaccgtgtgtgacagtgtgtgttgctctaggacagtgtgtgttgctctaggacagtgtgtgttgctctaggacagtgtgtgttgctctaggacagtgtgtgacagtgtgtgttgctctaggacagtgtgtgttactctaggacagtgtgtgttactctaggacagtgtgtgttgctctaggacagtgtgtgacagtgtgttgctctaggacagtgtgtgttgctctaggacagtgtgtgttgctctaggacagtgtgtgacagtgtgtgttgctctaggacagtgtgtgttgctctaggacagtgtgtgttgctctaggacagtgtgtgttgctctaggacagtgtgtgttactctaggacagtgtgtgttgctctaggacagtgtgtgacagtgtgtgttgctctaggacagtgtgtgttgctctaggacagtgtgtgttgctctaggacagtgtgtgttgctctaggacagtgtgtgttgctctaggacagtgtgtgtCAACTGGTCTCTGTGTTCCCATAGGGGTGTCGTGACGTGAATTCCATTAATGCGATGACaattatttaatcaaatcaatttaCTACGTTTAAGTGATTAAATTAATGacgtaacaattaactcattagcaatcttggggcaccacagaaaaagtttgtttaatgagttaccatTTCCCCGAATTGACTGAAGAATATCAGAATTATACCTTTATCATATTAGTCATCCATTAATTattattacctcatatcagtctcattctgaacgttgtTGACTTAAATCTGCAGCAACCCTAGTCTGCATGATGAttcagcgatacacaaattggcttaattatttatttactaactaactaaataatcacacagaatgagataaacacacacagaatagaTTATACGTTGATTactaacataatgcaatgaaaagtccctagtggactaacccgatttgacggctggttacacagtGAAAGGGCTGGGGAAAGAAAGCGGGAGAAGGAGAGATAAAGGAATTCAACtattgtacatacagttgaataatACGCTCATCGTAAATATGGATATTTAGCACCCTATCACCCGCTCATTCAGATTTAGAAATGCAATGTGCATATTTACGCTTGTATGTCTTTGTCGACTCGCTCAGCTGAAATCGCCCGATCCGTCTGTGACGAATAGTTCAACAGAAAGTCTCTGTTGACACCATGTCCTTAGGAGTTGTAGTAGGTTTCATCTAAGTGCATCTCCTCCCACTTCCCGCCACTGGACTTCCTCTTATCACTATATCTGGTAGTGAGAAGAAGTTCTAAACGGATGCCTCAGATTTATACATCCTGTGAATTATCTGGGTTCTTCTATCTGTGACATCGCAAAACAGATATTCTATATATCTGTTCTACTCTAAATGTTTCCCATCCCTGAACACCTCCCAGGTGATACTGACAGACAGTTATGTGATTAAACTCCTCTGATTGGTTGTTTCAGTGGGAGCAAAGGAGGGAGGGCGGGACCTGTGTGATGACCCCTCATACGTCAATGTGGATAAACCCCGCCCCACAACAGCTGCAGTCAATGGCAACGCTCACAGAGATGCGTTCGATATGAGTGAGTCCCAGTTGGCCCTATCAGCTAGAGTCTGTGTACAATACATCAACTGGCCCTGCAGTCTGTAGCAGTCACTATCAGTCATCTCAGATAAGACTAATTAGAATGGTTATCAGCTATATTGCAGTAATTACACTACAGTAGAAGTCATTAGTTTATTCATTTGGGTTTGGACATAGGGGAAGTTAGAATATTGGTATCCTGAATGTATCAAGAATGAATCTGGTCTGGTCGTATGGTCTCACAacgtctctctcactctgccctctctccttctccactcaGAGCCGTTTGATGATTCCCTGGGTGTATCAGGTCTGGGGGTCTCAGCGGCACCCCCTCTGGTGGAACAGCTGCAGTGTGAGGCCTGGTTCCACGGCAGCCTGAGtcgcaggcaggctgagagactGCTGACCCGTGACGGAGACTTCCTGGTCCGAGAGTCAGGCACCACCCCTGGACAGTACGTCCTCACTGGACAACAGGGGGGTCAGCCCAAACACCTACTACTGGTCGACCCAGAGGGAGTGGTGAGTTGGAGGGAGAGGTGTCTGAGTTAGAGCGAGCCACCCGACGCCTTCCCACTTATCAGCTGTGACGTGCTATGTTTTGTtgaccctctctgtgtgtgtgtgtgtgtgttgtcttacTCCTCAGGTACGTACCAAAGACCACCACTTTGAGAGTGTGAGCCACCTGATCAGTTACCACATGGACAACAGACTGCCCATCGTATCAGCAGGCAGTGAGGTGTGTCTGCAACAACCAGTGGAGCACAgggcctgaacacacacacacaaatacagcaatgcaacacacacacacactctctcagaaACACTACACATAAGCAGTGCTGACCACATTAAGGAAAGCCAAAAAAAACACCTCTGTCACTCTTTCTGCCAAAATCATTTGCTCTCTGCTTTTCctcacaccctcctctcctcttggaCGACTCACTGTTTCCTCCTTGATCCCTCCTTCTGTTCATCCTTCCGTCATCGAGGTCCACTCCCTCcacttcctccattcctccaaagAACGTGGGAGTAACACACAGGAACACTTTATTTTCCTTCTCATTGGGACAGAAATGAATACAATTTAGTAAAAAACTGAGCGATATTAATTAAATCATGCCATAGAGTCATTCAGAAATGATACAATCATAGTAAAGGAGGACTATGGACCTTGGAGGGGAGGAGTGAAacgtagagagagggatggggggagaggTCTTGATCCAGACATGGCAGAGGAAACAGTTTCTCTCACCGTCACAGAAGCACTCCAAAGACTTGTCTGATGATTGGACTCATCAGAGAGCTCAGACATGGACCCTCCAATCAAATATCATTTGAACACAGGAACAGCCAATCAAATATCAGTGGAACACATGAATAACCAATCATGACTGAGATCAGGCCTCCTGTTAATATGCATAGACATTTTTGTGTCCACACCAATCAGGGCCCTCGCTCACCCTCAAGCCACTCCCATTAAAAGACCTTTCATCTTTGACCATTGACCCCCTGAGTGATACCTGGTGATGTCACGGAGGACGTCTCTGTATGCAAAAAGGGGGGTTGCTATGCCAACAACCATTGTCTCCATCTGTCCAAATATGGACAAGGTTTCTTTCCGGCCTCCGAAGGTGGAGTTTGATAAAAGGATGTGATTCATGCCCATCCGGCatcatcctgtctgtctgcatgggactggtctccctgtctgtctgcatgggaCTGGTCTTACCTTTCTGCTCTGATCATGACAAAGAAAGTGGACTTGGACTGGGGCAGCAGAAACCATGGAGATGACTCATACACCAACATGCAGTGTGCTAGTTTGTATCTGTCATGTGTACTTTCATTGGGAGTATAGTGTCTTTAcatagagagggatggagagaagactGGGAAGAGGCAGGGGGGAGGTTCCACATCTAGAGATGTCATCAGACTTAGACATGATGTCATCTGAAAGAGCTCAAAACCAATTCTACGACGATGTCACAGTCAACCCAAATGCGGCTGTCACAATTTAATCGGTGCTGTGTTGGAATCGTAGTTCGGATTAATGCCAATATTTTCTTGCTTTTCAATGGATTTGTTGTTAATATCTGTTTGCCTTGACAATCTATGgccatgtctctgtctggacgggtggggggtggagaggtTGGGGGGAATACTGGATGAAGTGTGTTTAATGCCGAAAGCATCCGGTCCAGAGCATTCAAAGCAATGATCTTATCTCCTCTCCAAATGTGCTGCAACACTTGGTCAGGAGATTAGCTTTTAGcgttagcattagcattagtGTGTGATGTGTTTCTTCTCAGCTCACTGCAGGGAAAACTGTTATCAGCGCTGTTCACAACGAAATTTGGGAGCTTCGCAAACATTGGTCGGACGTTGGACTTTGACGTGTTGTTTTCCTTGGAATTAGAAGatagtagagggagagaaagtggagaaatcatcctctccctccttctcttcatgATATTTTTTGTATCTTTTACTCGTGCCTTGTTTCTTCGATGCAGTCACCTCACTCCAGTGCAGTCTGTCACCTAATGTACTGTGCTTATTGTACAGTCAGTTGATGTACTTAATCCAAATGTAGTGGACCGTTGGATCCTGTCACATGGTCTCTCAGGCCATCAAAGACTCTGCAAAGAGGACACTGACTCTCACCACCCAGGTCCAGTGATGGCAATCCGCTCCTCTATTGCACATTCATTATTACTTCCTGTTGTCACTTGTTGTTGTCACGGTTGTTCGATGTCGCAGCTCTCATTGGAGGGATTTCCACTCCACCTGTAAATAACATCAGACCTGATTGGTCGGTTTGAGTTCTTGGTTCTGAAATGAAAGTCTTTATTGTTTAGATGTTATTAATAACATGGGTGGGACAGAACCAGATACTGTATTTCACATGTAATTCCCACAGAATACTTTTCTCTCTGAATCCAATTCATTTTGATTCTAGCCAATGAACCATGTCCAGGTTTTTGAGGGAGGCTGAAACCAAACTGTAAACGTGGAAGTGAAGAGTAAACTGGGATCTGCCACCTGCTGTACAAAATATTTCTGTCTGAtcagtagggttgcaaaatcccgtcgttttccagaaatcctggttggaggattcacGGAATTCCTGCTTATTCGCTCGTGTAATTCTATGATTATtttaaccaggatttctggaaaaccggggaatttggggaaagttatcTGAATTTTGCAACTCTAGTCATGAGAAAGGGCTCTCTGAACCTGGACaggtaattgttttatttatctttctcattgtgcttctgtgtgtgtgttgtgagagGATGTGTGGATGATCAGAGTTTATGGTTGGGAGTGTAGGGGATTGTGTAGTTCTTACATGGTGGCACGTGTGCTGTGTGTGAGGCCTTTGTTTCATTctgtcacaaacacacaggaGGGACAGCTGTGTTAGCCACCGACTGTTTAAGTGACTACAGGTCCTGGATAGGCAACAAGAAAACAAGTATACAAGCCCCAAGGTGTGTGTGTAAAAGGAATAATCTATCCTCTACATAATTTGTGAAGCATTCTAGCGTTGTCATTGTTCATCACAGTTGCCTTTGTTGCATGGAAATCCTTTTTTACAGTTTctatattgttgttgttttgatgtACTTTGTCATTTGAGTTTTGAAAGCAAAAGGGTTATTTTCAATTAGCCTTCACAAATATTgatttaattttttactttttacAGTTCTGTTGTAATACTCTTGTTCTTTTGGGGGAAAATACATATGTTTACACCTGTATCTGAAATCACAGATTGCATATAAATGCATATATCATGAATCTTTCTTGGTGAGTTTGGTTTTAAAATGCAGTTTCTTGGTTTACTCTTTGGTCTCCTGCGATGTGTTTTCTTAAATGTTGATTCATAACTATTAAATAGAACATATCCCCTTTACTTATTTATTCTGCTAAATACAGGTGAAGACTATATATTGTTTTAATTGCAGTTCTACACTTCGAGGAGACGACCAAGGAGATTATGAGAAGACAGGACAAGGAAAGATTGGGCAGGAAGAA
Coding sequences within it:
- the LOC115186485 gene encoding SHC-transforming protein 1 isoform X2, whose amino-acid sequence is MEYVDMNRLGGASRRARVEGGQLGGDEWTRHGSFVNKPTRGWLHSDLVVSTTGVAYSVRYMGCVEVLQSMRALDFNTRTQVTREAISVVCEAVPGAKGAQRKRKPSSRCMTSILGKRNLQFAGMTISLTVSTSSLNLLASDCKQIIANHHMQSISFASGGDPDTAEYVAYVAKDPVNQRACHILECSEGLAQEVISTIGQAFELRFKQYLKNPPKLVTPHDRMAPFDGSAWEEEEDEGAPPPADVPYYNNFPGKQPPPGGLVDMRARPGATLPYGQPGQNDIHKQPLPPLPMGAKEGGRDLCDDPSYVNVDKPRPTTAAVNGNAHRDAFDMKPFDDSLGVSGLGVSAAPPLVEQLQCEAWFHGSLSRRQAERLLTRDGDFLVRESGTTPGQYVLTGQQGGQPKHLLLVDPEGVVRTKDHHFESVSHLISYHMDNRLPIVSAGSEVCLQQPVEHRA
- the LOC115186485 gene encoding SHC-transforming protein 1 isoform X3; translation: MNRLGGASRRARVEGGQLGGDEWTRHGSFVNKPTRGWLHSDLVVSTTGVAYSVRYMGCVEVLQSMRALDFNTRTQVTREAISVVCEAVPGAKGAQRKRKPSSRCMTSILGKRNLQFAGMTISLTVSTSSLNLLASDCKQIIANHHMQSISFASGGDPDTAEYVAYVAKDPVNQRACHILECSEGLAQEVISTIGQAFELRFKQYLKNPPKLVTPHDRMAPFDGSAWEEEEDEGAPPPADVPYYNNFPGKQPPPGGLVDMRARPGATLPYGQPGQNDIHKQPLPPLPMGAKEGGRDLCDDPSYVNVDKPRPTTAAVNGNAHRDAFDMKPFDDSLGVSGLGVSAAPPLVEQLQCEAWFHGSLSRRQAERLLTRDGDFLVRESGTTPGQYVLTGQQGGQPKHLLLVDPEGVVRTKDHHFESVSHLISYHMDNRLPIVSAGSEVCLQQPVEHRA